The genomic region CGCCTTTGCGCAAAACGAATTCCAGACACTGGGGACCCTCGAACCACCAGTGGCCGAACAATTCCGCGTCGAAAGGGGCGACCACGACGGGCGCCGTTTCCATCATCGAATCCAAGTATTCGATGTGGGCAATCCGTTGATAGAGGAATTCGCCCGCATGTAGGGCCGCGCGCTCTTTTGCCACCTCCGGATGATAAGGTTCCTTCCAGGCGGTGGGGCCGGTGATCCGGAAATATTTGATTCCCGTATCTACCCGCACATCGCCGGCGATATAAGGCCGGATGTAATCGAAATCGAGGTCGTGACCGATGTCGCGGTAAAACTCGCGGTAGTCGGGGTGGCCCGGAAACCCTTCCCGCGCCGACCACACTTGCTTCGTGCTGCCCTGATCGCGGCCGAAGGCGGCCACGCCCGAAGGGCTGTACAGGGGCGCGTGCACGCCGTAGAAGGGCGTCGTATCGGCGTGTTCCAGGCCGTGGGATTCCATGACGAAAAAGCGTATTCCTTCGCGGCTCAGCAGTTCGTCCAAGCCGGGGTAATAACCGCATTCGGGCAGCCACATGCCGCTGGGACGAAAACCGAACACGCGCTCGAAGTCATCCAGACCGGTCCGTACTTGGGCCGCGACCGACTTGGGTTGAGAAGCGAGCAAAGGCAGCAGGCCGTGGGTCGCGGTGGTGGTGATCAGGTCGATGATTCCCTGTTCGTGCAGTTTTTTGAAGGCGGTGGACAAGCGGCCTTCGTATTGATCCAGAAAAACCTCCCGCGCTTGGTTGAACAGCCGCTGATAGGTTCCGGCCAGATAATGAAAATGGGGATCGTGCCGGTTCCGTTCCAGTTCCTTCTCGCTCAATTCGATCAGCTTCGTCAAATGGGCCGCATAGCGCTGTTGAAGGAGGGGATCTTCCAGCATGGCTAACAGGCTGGGTGAGACCGAAAGGGTCAATTTGACCGGCACCCGTTCGCTGGCCAGGCGATCGAGCATTCGGATCAGGGGAAGATAGGTTTCGGTGATTGCCTCGAACAGCCACCTTTCTTCCAAAAAATTATCGTACTCGGGGTGGCGCACATAGGGTAAATGCGCATGCAGAACGAATGCCAGATAACCTTTAGCCATGGGCCCATTCCTGTCGATGCTTGAAGGTGATTGCGTAGTAGAGGTAATGTTGCGCCGTTATGTTGTCGAGGGAAACGCCCCTATTGGCTTTTTTTTTAGCCAGCAGGCGCTGCATGCTGGCTTGCAAAGGATTGGCCAGCAATTCCTGAATGCCCCAAATGATCGAGCCCGGGTTGTCGTAAGTGAGCAGGCCGTTTTGCCCGTGGACGATACAGTGGATGCCCGCTTGGTGGGTGGTGAGCACGGGCTTGCCGTATTCGACGGCCAACTGGGCCAGATCTTCGTCCTGCCAGGTGCGCGCGGGGATCGCCACGAAGTCGGCCACCGCCAGCAAGGATTCGAATGTTTCGCTGGAAACATCGCCCAAAAAGCGGCAGCGGTGGCCGATGCCGCCGTGATGGGCGCGGGCTGCCAACTCGCCTTTCAAGGGTCCGTCGCCGGCCAGCAAGAATTGCACCGCATCGTGCTTGCGGCAAACATGGGTCGCCGCTTCCAGCAACAGATCGGCGCCGGCCGCGTGGGAAATCTCTCCGGCGAACAGCACCAACGGCGCGTCGGGCGGCATCTCGAATTCACGCTTGACCCGGTTCGAATCGAAAGGGGCTTCGGCGTGCTCTGTGAAGACATCTGGAATAATGACGACCTTGTCCGGAGAGGCGCCGTACAGGTTGATGACCTGTTGACGGGTGGATGAATGCGGGGTAATCACCAGGCGGGCTGCTTCGACCGCGGCCTTTTCCTGCTCGCAGATCGCCGCCGACAGTCGGTTCCTCTCGTAACCGTGGGTGCGTTCGTATTCGGTGGAGTGGAGGGAAAGAATCAAGGGGAGATTCAATTGTTTCGCCGCCGGATGGCCCGCCACGGCGGAATACCAATCGTGACAATGGAGGATGGAAAAAGGTTTCTTCCGATGAGCGGCGGTCAAATCTCGAACCAAGGTTTTGGAGAGCCGGGTCAATCCGGTCAACAAGTGTTCGCTTTGCGGCGGCTGGGGTTCGTCCAAGCAGGGGGTGAACAGGCGGGCGTGGCCGCCGAACTGACTGACCCTCCGGGAAAACTTTTGTAACGAATCGGCCAGAGTGCTTTCCGGTCCGGTTTCCCGGTCGATTCCCACCAGCACCAAGGCGACGGAAAGCGATTCCGGTTTGTCCATTTCGGCCAAGGCCTGATTCATTCTTTCGTAGACCGGCGCGTCGAAAACATTTTCCACCGGAAAGGTTCTTTGCAATGCGCCGCCGACGAACAGGCTACCGGTTTGATAATTGCCGGTGGGCCGGTCGTGCTCGAAAAACACTGTGTTGGAGCGGGCAAACGGATAAAAGGCGCCATCGTCGAAATGACGGCCGATCTCGGCGAGATAATCCCTGCCTAACCGGGGCGGGGAAAAATAATGGTTGCCGGCAAGCCGGTTGACTTCCAGATCGATGAAGCCGTGGGCGTTGGTGCCATCGAACAGGATATCGGTCACGTCGTAAACGCGAACGATGAGTGGCGGACGGGGAGGCGGTATCTCTTCGCGCCCGCCGGCGGTTTGAATCAGCGCCTCGTCCACATGCCAGTGCACCTGACCGAGATGAGGGCTGACCATGGAGAGGGCGATGTAATCGGTCGACAGAGGGATCGGATAATGCTTGCCGACCTTCCAGGCGATTTCCCTGAGCCGCTTTTGCGAAGCCTTCATGCGTTTCTCTCGAGCGTTTTCGCTTAGTGTATCGTTTATGAGGGGGGAATTGAATGCCCTCCCTGGCATCGTCAGGTGCACCGACGATTTGAACGGTTTGTGCCGTACCCATGGAGTCGCAGGTCGTGTTCCCCTGATGGGGTAACCCGAGTCCCGAACCGTTTTCCTTCGCGGTTCAAAGTCGCCTTGAGCCAAGCCACCCCTGCCTCCGGCGCGTAATTGGCCCGGAAGCGTCGGGTTTGGGTGGGGGTCAAAAGGAAGCGGCTCAATCGGTTGTTTTCCAGGGTGGGAAAGTACATCAGAGCCAGATCGCCCCTGAATGCTTCGTACCCCCCAATTCCTTCGTAGTCGTTCAAGAAGTCGCCGCAGCCGTACAGGATGGGTTTGCCCCGGTAGACTTCGATCCCTTTTACGTGGTGGGAGGAGTGGCCGTGCACCAGATCCACGCCGGCCGCATCGATCAGGCGGTGGGCGAATTCGCGCTGGTCCGGAGAGACCGAGAACCCCCAGTTGCCGCCCCAGTGGATGGAAGCTATCACCAAGTCGCCGGTTCGTTTCGCGGGGCGCACTTGCCGGGTGACGGTTTCCGCGCTGTCCTCGCCGAGATCGGGCAGAAAGTTCACGCCGGGGAGGGTCTCCTCCGCGACCCATTGGTACGGAACGCCACTGTCCGCCATTCCCCAGGCGAAAACCAATACCCGCCCTTTGCCGGGTACCTCCAGAACGGCGGGCTTTGCGGCTTCGGCGGCATCGCGCCCGGCGCCCGCGGTCCGAATGCCGGCCCGATGCAGGGTGCTCAAAGTCTCCATCAGGCCTGAGCGGCCCCAGTCCAGCACATGATTGTTGGCCAGGACGCAGCAGTCGATGCCGGCGGCGGTGAGGCAGGGGAGATTGGCGGGGTGCATGCGGTAGTGGATGCCCTTGCCCGGCCAAGCGTCTTCGCTGGCGGTCACCGCGGTTTCCAGATTGACGATGCGAAGATCCGGTCCCACCCGGCGGAAGGCGTCCAGGGCATCGCCCCAAATATAGGAAAAGTCCACCGGGCGTTGGATGGGACCGTTCGCCTGTTCGGCGATTTTTACGTAGCCCAGCGCCGAACGCATGTACGATTCGTACAAATGCGGCTTTGCCGGGTGGGGCAGAATCTGGTCGATTCCCCGGCCGGTCATGACGTCGCCGCATAGGAAGAGGGTAATGGGGCGCGAAGATGGTTTCATC from Methylohalobius crimeensis 10Ki harbors:
- a CDS encoding glycoside hydrolase family 57 protein; translation: MAKGYLAFVLHAHLPYVRHPEYDNFLEERWLFEAITETYLPLIRMLDRLASERVPVKLTLSVSPSLLAMLEDPLLQQRYAAHLTKLIELSEKELERNRHDPHFHYLAGTYQRLFNQAREVFLDQYEGRLSTAFKKLHEQGIIDLITTTATHGLLPLLASQPKSVAAQVRTGLDDFERVFGFRPSGMWLPECGYYPGLDELLSREGIRFFVMESHGLEHADTTPFYGVHAPLYSPSGVAAFGRDQGSTKQVWSAREGFPGHPDYREFYRDIGHDLDFDYIRPYIAGDVRVDTGIKYFRITGPTAWKEPYHPEVAKERAALHAGEFLYQRIAHIEYLDSMMETAPVVVAPFDAELFGHWWFEGPQCLEFVLRKGAFDQDTLELGALSDYLDRHPVHQVGTLCTSTWGHKGYFEGWMNGKTDWIYPQLYECGQRMEGLAKRYVNHSVPSLIRRALNQCVRELLLAQSSDWPFIINNETATDYAERRVKDHVARFHYLAESLEQEAIDEEYLAALESMDNLFPQADYTLFQ
- a CDS encoding DUF4912 domain-containing protein: MKASQKRLREIAWKVGKHYPIPLSTDYIALSMVSPHLGQVHWHVDEALIQTAGGREEIPPPRPPLIVRVYDVTDILFDGTNAHGFIDLEVNRLAGNHYFSPPRLGRDYLAEIGRHFDDGAFYPFARSNTVFFEHDRPTGNYQTGSLFVGGALQRTFPVENVFDAPVYERMNQALAEMDKPESLSVALVLVGIDRETGPESTLADSLQKFSRRVSQFGGHARLFTPCLDEPQPPQSEHLLTGLTRLSKTLVRDLTAAHRKKPFSILHCHDWYSAVAGHPAAKQLNLPLILSLHSTEYERTHGYERNRLSAAICEQEKAAVEAARLVITPHSSTRQQVINLYGASPDKVVIIPDVFTEHAEAPFDSNRVKREFEMPPDAPLVLFAGEISHAAGADLLLEAATHVCRKHDAVQFLLAGDGPLKGELAARAHHGGIGHRCRFLGDVSSETFESLLAVADFVAIPARTWQDEDLAQLAVEYGKPVLTTHQAGIHCIVHGQNGLLTYDNPGSIIWGIQELLANPLQASMQRLLAKKKANRGVSLDNITAQHYLYYAITFKHRQEWAHG
- a CDS encoding CapA family protein is translated as MKPSSRPITLFLCGDVMTGRGIDQILPHPAKPHLYESYMRSALGYVKIAEQANGPIQRPVDFSYIWGDALDAFRRVGPDLRIVNLETAVTASEDAWPGKGIHYRMHPANLPCLTAAGIDCCVLANNHVLDWGRSGLMETLSTLHRAGIRTAGAGRDAAEAAKPAVLEVPGKGRVLVFAWGMADSGVPYQWVAEETLPGVNFLPDLGEDSAETVTRQVRPAKRTGDLVIASIHWGGNWGFSVSPDQREFAHRLIDAAGVDLVHGHSSHHVKGIEVYRGKPILYGCGDFLNDYEGIGGYEAFRGDLALMYFPTLENNRLSRFLLTPTQTRRFRANYAPEAGVAWLKATLNREGKRFGTRVTPSGEHDLRLHGYGTNRSNRRCT